In Comamonadaceae bacterium OS-1, a single window of DNA contains:
- the cbiL gene encoding cobalt-precorrin-2 C(20)-methyltransferase: MTQPGMLYGVSLGPGDPGLITRRAWALLERPGTVWTYPVRSLRKESYALDIVVRAGLPLPSRHQPLLFPMTHDVEKLARHWLKAAETVQALLATGQDVLFLVEGDASTYASFGYLARVLRGLDAQARIETVPGVTSFNAACAQLQMPLSEQDDTIAIVPAAYGIAAVEKMLDDFDTLVLMKVKPLLDDLIALLARRGLLQHSRFIEKAGSPLERIVTDVATLKGTTVNYLSLLLVKNPERVRGELQRGCRKKTSTDIEEEETPA, encoded by the coding sequence ATGACACAGCCCGGCATGTTGTACGGCGTATCCCTGGGCCCCGGCGACCCCGGCCTCATCACCCGCCGCGCCTGGGCCCTGCTGGAGCGACCCGGCACGGTGTGGACCTACCCGGTGCGCAGCCTGCGCAAGGAAAGCTATGCACTGGACATCGTGGTCCGCGCCGGTTTGCCGCTGCCGTCCCGGCACCAGCCGCTGCTGTTTCCCATGACGCACGATGTGGAGAAGCTGGCCCGCCACTGGCTCAAGGCCGCCGAGACGGTGCAGGCGCTGCTGGCCACTGGGCAGGACGTGTTGTTTCTGGTCGAAGGCGATGCCTCCACCTACGCCAGCTTTGGTTACCTGGCCCGCGTGCTGCGCGGGCTGGACGCACAGGCCCGCATCGAGACCGTGCCCGGTGTCACCTCGTTCAACGCCGCCTGCGCCCAGCTGCAGATGCCGCTGTCCGAGCAGGACGACACCATTGCCATCGTGCCCGCGGCCTACGGCATCGCGGCGGTGGAGAAGATGCTGGACGACTTTGACACCCTGGTGCTGATGAAGGTCAAGCCCCTGCTGGACGACCTGATCGCGCTGCTGGCGCGGCGTGGCCTGCTGCAGCACAGCCGTTTCATCGAAAAAGCCGGATCACCCCTGGAGCGCATCGTGACCGACGTGGCCACGCTGAAGGGCACCACGGTCAACTACCTGTCGCTGCTGCTGGTGAAGAACCCCGAGCGCGTGCGCGGCGAGCTGCAGCGCGGCTGCCGCAAAAAAACATCCACCGACATCGAAGAAGAGGAAACCCCCGCATGA
- the cbiG_2 gene encoding cobalt-precorrin-5A hydrolase has translation MNTPVRIVLVAITKHGAQQTADLARQMPEASVCVADKFAPLMAGLSNPVRAYSGPFRDEIAALFADFDQVVFFVSLGAVVRLIAPHLKSKDEDPGVLVVDDAAQFVIPVLSGHVGGANAMAEQVAALLGATAVLTTASDVGKTIPVDILGRELGWKVEAPKINITRVSAHVVNGEPIAVVQEAGSPHWWTRPTPLPASIHTFARFADVDLAQFKAVLWITDAEVPPERWTELHERLVVYRPPCAYVA, from the coding sequence ATGAACACCCCCGTCCGCATCGTCCTGGTGGCCATCACCAAGCACGGAGCCCAGCAAACCGCCGATCTGGCCCGCCAGATGCCCGAGGCCAGCGTCTGTGTGGCCGACAAGTTCGCGCCGCTGATGGCCGGTCTATCCAACCCGGTGCGGGCCTACAGCGGCCCGTTCCGCGACGAGATAGCCGCGCTGTTTGCCGACTTTGACCAGGTGGTGTTTTTCGTGTCGCTGGGGGCGGTGGTACGGCTGATTGCCCCGCACCTGAAAAGCAAGGACGAGGACCCCGGCGTGCTGGTGGTGGACGACGCGGCGCAGTTTGTCATTCCGGTGCTGTCGGGTCACGTGGGCGGGGCCAATGCCATGGCCGAGCAAGTCGCAGCGCTGCTGGGTGCCACTGCGGTGCTGACCACCGCGTCCGACGTGGGCAAGACGATTCCGGTAGACATCCTGGGCCGTGAGTTGGGCTGGAAGGTGGAAGCACCCAAGATCAACATCACCCGCGTGTCGGCGCATGTGGTGAATGGCGAGCCGATTGCGGTGGTGCAGGAAGCTGGCAGCCCGCACTGGTGGACCCGGCCCACACCTTTGCCCGCCAGCATCCACACGTTCGCACGCTTTGCCGACGTGGACTTGGCCCAATTCAAGGCCGTGCTGTGGATCACCGATGCCGAGGTGCCGCCGGAGCGCTGGACCGAGCTGCACGAACGCTTAGTGGTCTACCGACCACCCTGTGCTTATGTGGCATAG
- the cobB gene encoding hydrogenobyrinate a,c-diamide synthase, with amino-acid sequence MPNICNALLVAAPASGQGKTTVTAALAAWHVGQGRRVRVFKTGPDFLDPMVLERASGHPVHQLDLWMGGEAHCRALLHAAAAEADFILVEGVMGLFDGTPSSADLAQALGLPVLAVIDGAAMAQTFGALAHGLSTYRPGLRFAGVLANRVGSATHAQMLQESLPAGLRWWGALPRSADYALPERHLGLVQAAEVAQLDERIACAAQAIGPSAEGMASPVRFEPSPAEPAPPLLAGVRIAVARDAAFSFLYAANLDTLRALGAELCFFSPLADATLPDAHSLYLPGGYPELHLAQLHANQPMRAAIQAHHAAGKPTVAECGGMLALLDSLAAHDGTPVPMWGLLPGTAALQKRFVNLGMHAVDLPEGRLRGHSFHHARMHSTLAPIATTQPQRQSGHGEPVYRTGRLHASFLHLYFPSNPHATAQLFAPKECHVH; translated from the coding sequence ATGCCTAATATTTGCAATGCGCTGCTGGTGGCAGCGCCGGCCTCGGGCCAGGGCAAAACCACGGTGACAGCCGCGCTGGCCGCCTGGCATGTGGGCCAGGGCCGCCGGGTGCGCGTGTTCAAGACCGGCCCCGACTTTCTGGACCCCATGGTGCTGGAGCGCGCTAGCGGCCACCCCGTGCACCAGCTCGACCTTTGGATGGGCGGCGAAGCCCACTGCCGGGCGCTGCTGCACGCGGCGGCGGCTGAGGCCGACTTCATCCTGGTCGAAGGCGTGATGGGCCTGTTCGACGGCACCCCCAGCAGCGCAGATCTGGCCCAAGCCCTGGGCCTGCCCGTGCTGGCGGTGATCGACGGCGCGGCCATGGCGCAGACCTTTGGCGCGCTGGCCCATGGCCTGTCCACCTACCGCCCCGGCTTGCGGTTTGCCGGTGTGCTGGCCAACCGCGTGGGCAGTGCGACGCACGCGCAGATGCTGCAGGAGAGTCTTCCCGCCGGTCTGCGCTGGTGGGGCGCGCTGCCGCGCTCTGCCGACTACGCGTTGCCCGAGCGGCACCTGGGTTTAGTGCAGGCCGCCGAGGTGGCGCAACTGGACGAGCGCATCGCCTGCGCCGCCCAGGCCATCGGCCCCAGCGCCGAGGGTATGGCCAGCCCGGTGCGGTTTGAACCCAGCCCGGCAGAACCTGCACCCCCGCTGCTGGCCGGTGTGCGCATCGCCGTGGCGCGCGATGCCGCTTTCTCATTCCTGTACGCCGCCAACCTGGACACGCTGCGCGCGCTGGGGGCGGAGCTGTGCTTCTTTTCGCCCCTGGCCGATGCCACTTTGCCCGACGCACACAGCCTGTACCTGCCCGGCGGCTACCCCGAGCTGCACCTGGCGCAGCTCCACGCCAACCAGCCCATGCGCGCCGCCATCCAGGCCCACCACGCGGCGGGCAAACCCACGGTGGCCGAATGCGGCGGCATGCTGGCGCTGCTGGACAGCCTGGCCGCGCACGATGGCACGCCGGTGCCCATGTGGGGCCTGCTACCAGGCACGGCGGCGCTGCAAAAGCGCTTTGTCAACCTCGGCATGCACGCCGTCGACCTGCCCGAGGGGCGGCTGCGCGGCCACAGCTTCCACCACGCGCGCATGCACAGCACCTTGGCCCCCATCGCTACGACCCAGCCGCAGCGCCAGAGTGGCCACGGCGAGCCGGTATACCGCACCGGGCGGCTGCATGCCTCGTTCCTGCACCTGTACTTCCCCTCCAACCCCCATGCCACAGCGCAGCTGTTTGCGCCCAAGGAATGCCATGTCCACTGA
- the cbiG_1 gene encoding cobalt-precorrin-5A hydrolase, translating into MTPQFTLGLGCDRGTSLATLHQALQQALQRVGAQVSQIRAVASIDLKADEPGLLALALEHGWAVRFFRPDELATVAVPHPSEVVRKHTGTPSVSEAAALLVGGNLPMTALVVEKLKHRGADGHNATVSLARIF; encoded by the coding sequence ATGACCCCCCAATTCACCCTGGGCCTGGGCTGCGACCGGGGCACCTCGTTGGCCACCTTGCACCAGGCGCTACAGCAGGCCTTGCAGCGGGTAGGTGCGCAGGTGTCGCAGATCCGGGCGGTGGCCAGCATCGACCTCAAAGCGGACGAACCCGGGCTGCTGGCCCTGGCGTTGGAGCACGGCTGGGCGGTTCGCTTCTTCCGCCCGGACGAACTCGCCACCGTCGCCGTGCCCCACCCGTCGGAGGTGGTTCGCAAGCACACCGGTACCCCGTCGGTCAGCGAGGCTGCGGCCCTGCTGGTAGGGGGCAACCTGCCCATGACCGCCCTGGTGGTCGAAAAACTCAAACACCGTGGTGCCGATGGGCACAACGCCACGGTTTCCCTAGCCCGCATTTTTTAA
- the cbiX_2 gene encoding sirohydrochlorin cobaltochelatase → MTLDTILLIGHGSREQSGNDEIEAFAAQWRQRQPGWRIEVCFIEFSDITMGEGLRRAAVGAHRVVVVPLILNAAGHVKMDIPQAIDGARLQFPLVQFLYAPHLTACDPILQILRRRLKGAMQALDMPDPSTTGVVILGRGSSDRQANGDMAKMARWLMEETDHELVDLAFTGITYPRLEKAVQRQSLLGMRQVVVLPYYLFNGTLVERITRQVAHLQAQYPTLRFIATKYFGFEKEIFELLEQRVLDLKRNAPVALMPCDGCKFRSFAEEHGMGGHHHDGAVPHSHDHGHPHAHDHDHARI, encoded by the coding sequence ATGACCCTAGACACCATTTTGCTGATCGGCCACGGCTCGCGCGAGCAGTCGGGCAACGACGAGATCGAAGCCTTTGCCGCACAGTGGCGGCAGCGCCAACCCGGCTGGCGTATCGAGGTCTGCTTCATCGAGTTTTCCGACATCACCATGGGCGAGGGCCTGCGCCGCGCGGCGGTGGGTGCCCACCGCGTGGTGGTGGTGCCGCTGATTTTGAACGCGGCGGGCCACGTGAAGATGGATATCCCGCAGGCCATAGACGGTGCACGGCTCCAGTTCCCGCTGGTGCAGTTTTTGTACGCGCCGCACCTCACCGCCTGCGACCCGATTCTGCAGATCCTGCGCCGCCGCCTCAAGGGCGCGATGCAGGCGCTGGACATGCCCGACCCCAGCACCACCGGCGTGGTCATCCTGGGCCGGGGCTCGTCCGACCGCCAGGCCAATGGCGACATGGCCAAGATGGCGCGCTGGCTGATGGAGGAGACCGACCACGAGCTGGTGGACCTGGCTTTCACCGGCATCACCTACCCGCGCCTGGAAAAAGCCGTGCAGCGCCAAAGCCTGCTGGGCATGAGACAGGTGGTGGTGCTGCCGTACTACCTGTTCAACGGCACGCTGGTGGAGCGCATCACCCGCCAGGTGGCGCACCTGCAGGCCCAGTACCCCACGCTGCGCTTTATCGCCACGAAATACTTCGGCTTCGAGAAGGAGATTTTCGAACTGCTGGAGCAGCGGGTTCTGGATTTGAAGCGCAACGCCCCGGTGGCGCTGATGCCCTGCGATGGCTGCAAGTTCCGCAGCTTTGCCGAGGAGCACGGCATGGGCGGCCACCACCACGATGGCGCGGTGCCGCACAGCCACGACCACGGCCATCCCCACGCGCACGACCATGACCACGCCCGTATCTAA
- the cysG gene encoding siroheme synthase has protein sequence MSGKISLVGIGPGSHAHMTQRAREAIAEADVVVGYSTYIKLVADLLEGKEVIRKGMTEELDRAVNALDRAREGKKVALISSGDAGVYGMAGPTYEVLFQAGWTPESDIAVEVVPGASAINACAALVGAPLTHDFCSISLSDLLTPWPVIARRLDAVAAADFVVALYNPKSGRRTQQIVQAQALFLRHRRPDTPVAVVKSAYRRRERIEFTTLDKMSDCDIGMLTTVLIGNSHTFIQHGLMVTPRGYANKYDLDDGGSTRAGEKAGRSLSTGLLGWMDNLRADFADGTSVEALARQHRLPADYIDMVLNAPIEEVPAPVEEVQA, from the coding sequence ATGAGCGGCAAGATTTCCCTGGTCGGTATTGGCCCCGGCAGCCATGCGCACATGACCCAGCGCGCCCGCGAGGCGATTGCCGAGGCCGATGTGGTGGTGGGCTACTCCACCTACATCAAGCTGGTGGCCGACCTGCTCGAAGGCAAGGAAGTCATCCGCAAAGGCATGACCGAAGAGCTCGACCGCGCCGTTAACGCCCTGGACCGGGCCCGCGAGGGCAAGAAGGTGGCGCTGATCTCCAGTGGCGATGCCGGTGTCTACGGCATGGCCGGGCCCACCTACGAGGTGCTGTTCCAGGCGGGCTGGACCCCGGAGTCGGACATCGCGGTGGAGGTGGTGCCTGGCGCGTCGGCCATCAACGCCTGCGCCGCGCTGGTGGGGGCACCCTTGACGCATGACTTTTGCTCCATCTCCCTGAGCGATCTGCTGACCCCCTGGCCGGTGATTGCGCGCCGTCTGGATGCGGTGGCCGCCGCCGACTTCGTGGTGGCGCTGTACAACCCCAAGAGTGGCCGTCGCACCCAGCAGATCGTGCAGGCGCAGGCGCTGTTTCTGCGCCACCGCAGGCCGGACACGCCGGTGGCGGTGGTCAAGTCGGCCTACCGCCGCCGCGAGCGCATCGAGTTCACCACGCTGGACAAAATGAGCGATTGCGACATCGGCATGCTGACCACGGTGCTGATCGGCAACAGCCACACTTTCATCCAGCATGGCCTGATGGTCACGCCCCGCGGCTACGCCAACAAGTACGACCTGGACGACGGCGGCAGCACCCGCGCGGGCGAAAAAGCCGGGCGTTCGCTGTCCACCGGCCTGCTGGGCTGGATGGACAACCTGCGCGCCGACTTCGCCGACGGCACCAGCGTGGAAGCCCTGGCCCGTCAGCACCGGCTGCCTGCGGACTACATCGACATGGTGTTGAACGCGCCGATCGAAGAGGTCCCTGCTCCGGTCGAAGAGGTGCAGGCATGA
- the fdx4 gene encoding ferredoxin, 2Fe-2S translates to MSEVTKPKIGDYKRHILVCTGSRCTQDGQSQALFDSLGDKFKAAGLHEGALRVKRSRVSCFAACKGGPVLCVQPDGTWYYNVTPANMDRIIDQHLVGGQAVDELVFHQGPGLE, encoded by the coding sequence ATGAGCGAGGTCACCAAACCCAAGATTGGCGACTACAAGCGCCACATCCTCGTTTGTACCGGCAGCCGCTGCACGCAGGATGGCCAGTCGCAGGCCTTGTTTGACAGCCTGGGCGATAAGTTCAAGGCCGCCGGGCTGCACGAGGGCGCGCTGCGCGTCAAACGCAGCCGGGTCAGCTGCTTCGCCGCCTGCAAAGGTGGGCCGGTGCTGTGCGTGCAGCCCGACGGAACCTGGTACTACAACGTCACCCCCGCCAACATGGACCGCATCATCGACCAGCATCTGGTGGGCGGGCAGGCGGTGGACGAACTGGTGTTCCACCAAGGGCCAGGGTTGGAATAA
- the cbiD gene encoding cobalt-precorrin-5B C(1)-methyltransferase, whose amino-acid sequence MQKGTNAMLKKDPPRGTRTGFTTGACSAAAARAAVIGLVTGVVPGDVECLLPNGDLVNFAVMDGRVDGHTAHAMVIKDAGDDPDCTDKAHLTADVRVLPDHAGQVVLAGGFGVGTVTMPGLGLAVGGPAINPVPRRNIEANVRLVGAALLDEVGLEVTLSVPQGEEMAKKTLNARLGILGGISILGTTGIVKPYSTAAYRASVVQGVQVAGTLGHGVVVLTTGGRTEKFVMEEMPELPEPAFVQMGDFLRYAMGAAVKAGLKKVVIGGMVGKLTKIAQGETITHAGRAEVDTGLLADIAARIGAPAEVCEAIRGNETARYAGERMDALGLGTAFHTALAHKVIETLRTRYPDQFELQVLVCDFDGKKIAEAS is encoded by the coding sequence ATGCAAAAAGGCACCAACGCCATGTTGAAAAAAGACCCCCCCCGTGGCACCCGCACTGGCTTCACCACCGGTGCGTGCTCTGCCGCGGCGGCGCGTGCCGCCGTCATCGGCCTGGTCACGGGCGTGGTGCCGGGCGATGTGGAGTGCCTGCTGCCCAATGGCGACCTGGTGAACTTCGCCGTAATGGATGGCCGCGTGGACGGCCACACGGCCCACGCCATGGTCATCAAAGACGCGGGCGACGACCCCGACTGCACCGACAAGGCCCACCTCACCGCCGACGTGCGCGTACTGCCAGACCACGCGGGCCAGGTGGTGTTGGCGGGCGGATTTGGCGTGGGTACGGTGACCATGCCGGGGCTGGGCCTGGCGGTGGGCGGCCCGGCCATCAACCCGGTGCCGCGCCGCAACATCGAAGCCAATGTGCGGCTGGTGGGGGCGGCGCTGCTGGACGAGGTGGGGCTGGAAGTCACCCTCTCCGTGCCCCAGGGCGAAGAGATGGCGAAGAAGACCCTGAACGCGCGCTTAGGCATCCTGGGCGGCATCTCCATCCTCGGCACCACCGGCATCGTCAAGCCGTACTCCACCGCGGCCTACCGTGCCAGCGTGGTGCAGGGCGTGCAGGTGGCGGGCACCCTGGGCCATGGCGTGGTGGTGCTGACCACCGGCGGGCGCACGGAAAAGTTTGTGATGGAAGAAATGCCCGAGCTACCCGAACCCGCGTTTGTGCAGATGGGCGACTTCCTGCGCTACGCCATGGGCGCGGCGGTGAAGGCCGGGCTGAAAAAGGTGGTCATTGGCGGCATGGTCGGCAAGCTGACCAAGATCGCCCAGGGCGAAACCATCACCCACGCGGGCCGGGCCGAGGTGGATACCGGCCTGCTGGCCGACATTGCCGCCCGCATTGGCGCGCCTGCCGAGGTGTGCGAGGCCATCCGCGGCAACGAGACCGCCCGCTACGCCGGGGAGCGCATGGACGCACTGGGCCTGGGCACCGCCTTCCACACCGCGCTGGCGCACAAGGTCATCGAGACCCTGCGCACGCGCTACCCCGACCAATTTGAACTGCAGGTGCTCGTCTGCGATTTTGACGGCAAAAAAATAGCGGAGGCTTCTTGA
- the cbiF gene encoding cobalt-precorrin-4 C(11)-methyltransferase: MSTEMGTVWFVGAGPGDPELITVKGRGLVERAGAILFAGSLVSAAAMRWASAHCVVADSKEMTLEQMSAWLIHQAGRCQTVVRLQTGDPGLYGALIELVQPLDAAGVPLQVVPGVSSAMASAAAAVESLTLPEVTQTVIFTRVEGRTPMPAGESLAALAAHHCTLCIFLSITLLGKVASELLAAGWSPDAPVVVVHKASWPGEEKIVRGTVATIQTLCREARIATQSMVIASPTLGARQWTTLAKSKLYDASFTHRFRRASVAVENLTLESP; encoded by the coding sequence ATGTCCACTGAAATGGGGACCGTCTGGTTCGTCGGCGCGGGCCCGGGCGACCCGGAACTCATCACCGTCAAAGGCCGCGGCCTGGTCGAGCGCGCCGGGGCCATTTTGTTTGCGGGCTCCCTGGTAAGCGCAGCCGCGATGCGCTGGGCCTCCGCCCACTGCGTGGTGGCCGACAGCAAGGAGATGACGCTGGAGCAGATGTCGGCCTGGCTCATCCACCAGGCCGGGCGCTGCCAGACGGTGGTGCGCCTGCAAACCGGCGACCCCGGCCTGTACGGCGCCTTGATCGAGCTGGTGCAGCCGCTGGATGCGGCGGGCGTGCCGCTGCAGGTGGTGCCGGGCGTGTCGTCGGCCATGGCCAGCGCGGCGGCGGCGGTGGAAAGCTTGACCCTGCCCGAGGTGACGCAGACCGTGATTTTCACCCGTGTGGAAGGCCGCACGCCCATGCCCGCAGGCGAGTCGCTGGCGGCCCTGGCGGCGCACCACTGCACTCTGTGCATTTTCTTGAGCATCACGCTGCTGGGCAAGGTGGCCTCTGAGCTGCTGGCCGCAGGCTGGTCGCCCGATGCGCCTGTGGTGGTGGTGCACAAAGCCAGCTGGCCGGGCGAGGAAAAGATCGTGCGCGGCACCGTGGCCACCATCCAGACCCTGTGCCGCGAGGCCCGCATCGCCACCCAGTCCATGGTCATCGCCAGCCCCACCCTGGGTGCGCGCCAATGGACCACCCTGGCCAAGTCCAAGCTTTATGACGCCAGTTTCACCCACCGGTTTCGCCGCGCCAGCGTCGCTGTAGAAAACCTTACTTTGGAATCCCCATGA
- the cbiET gene encoding cobalamin biosynthesis bifunctional protein CbiET, producing MRFEPVIDKCRIVGVLDDGVASLGATALQHLQAAQLVIGGTRTLQLLADQIAPGAQQRDLTGALSQVPEWIRAAQADALRVVVLATGDPLCHGIAAYLASRLCIEAIEVLPNVSTLQLACARLGLPWQEMKFASVHSQDAGDWVAGSPPSHGLYALLRDIRQHDRLAILTSPHNTPDRIARMLVTEGLGGDFEMAVAERLCQPQERIVSGMAVSAAAQMPFADPNVLLLWRTSLRAPQVLFGLPDARFEQRHPEKGLITKNEVRAVSLARMQLTAGSVVWDIGAGSGSVGLEAARLCRNGHVYAIEKNVDDAAIVQRNRLALGISNHSLVHGKAPEGLQAWADPDAVFIGGSGGELAELIALILERLKPQGWLVMNFVTIENLGVAVATLKAQGATWDVLQLQASRSKPILHMHRMAAENPVWIVCAQAGNAP from the coding sequence TTGAGATTTGAACCCGTAATCGACAAATGCCGCATCGTCGGCGTGCTGGACGACGGCGTGGCCAGCCTGGGTGCCACGGCCTTGCAGCACCTGCAAGCGGCGCAACTGGTGATTGGCGGCACGCGCACGCTGCAGCTGTTGGCCGACCAGATCGCCCCCGGTGCGCAGCAGCGCGACCTGACCGGCGCGCTGTCGCAGGTGCCGGAGTGGATCCGTGCCGCCCAGGCCGACGCCTTGCGCGTGGTGGTGCTGGCCACTGGCGACCCGCTGTGCCACGGCATCGCGGCCTACCTGGCCTCGCGCCTGTGCATCGAGGCCATCGAGGTGCTGCCCAACGTCTCCACCCTGCAACTCGCCTGCGCCCGCCTGGGCCTGCCGTGGCAGGAGATGAAGTTTGCCTCGGTGCACAGCCAGGACGCGGGCGACTGGGTGGCCGGCTCACCGCCCAGCCACGGCCTGTACGCCTTGCTGCGCGACATCCGCCAGCACGACCGCCTGGCCATCCTCACCAGCCCGCACAACACGCCCGACCGCATCGCCCGCATGCTGGTCACCGAGGGCTTGGGCGGCGACTTCGAGATGGCCGTGGCGGAGCGCCTGTGCCAGCCCCAGGAGCGCATCGTCAGCGGCATGGCCGTCAGCGCTGCGGCGCAGATGCCGTTTGCCGACCCGAACGTGCTGCTGCTGTGGCGTACCTCGCTGCGTGCGCCGCAGGTGCTGTTCGGCCTGCCGGATGCCCGCTTTGAGCAGCGCCACCCCGAGAAGGGCCTGATCACCAAAAACGAGGTGCGCGCCGTGTCGCTGGCGCGCATGCAATTGACCGCGGGCAGCGTGGTGTGGGACATCGGCGCGGGCTCCGGCTCGGTGGGCCTGGAAGCCGCCCGCCTGTGCCGCAACGGCCATGTCTACGCGATCGAAAAGAATGTGGACGACGCGGCCATCGTGCAGCGCAACCGGCTGGCCCTGGGCATCAGCAACCACAGCCTGGTGCACGGCAAAGCCCCCGAGGGCCTGCAGGCTTGGGCCGACCCCGATGCCGTGTTCATTGGCGGCTCGGGCGGTGAACTGGCCGAGCTGATCGCGCTGATTTTGGAACGTTTGAAACCCCAAGGCTGGCTGGTGATGAACTTCGTGACGATTGAAAACCTGGGTGTGGCCGTGGCCACCCTGAAAGCGCAGGGCGCCACCTGGGACGTGCTGCAACTGCAGGCCTCGCGCAGCAAACCCATTTTGCACATGCACCGCATGGCCGCCGAAAACCCGGTGTGGATCGTCTGCGCGCAAGCGGGGAATGCACCATGA
- the cbiC gene encoding cobalt-precorrin-8 methylmutase: MTTPVSKAANVVTEQLTAAGRAIEHDSFAVIDREVLSHGYTPAQWPVVRRMIHANADFDFNGLTDFHPTAVEQGLAAILSRATRVVADVEMICVGLSAPRLGHFGMRTHQFISDPDVIERAKAEGTTRAVQAMRKANRLGLVDGAIVGIGNAPTALIEIVRLIHEEGARPALVVGMPVGFVSAAESKDLVALEVDVPWIVIRGRKGGSTLVVAAIHALLGLAEARELAA, encoded by the coding sequence ATGACCACGCCCGTATCTAAGGCCGCTAACGTCGTCACCGAGCAGCTCACCGCGGCCGGGCGCGCCATCGAGCACGATTCGTTTGCCGTGATCGACCGCGAGGTGCTGTCGCACGGCTACACGCCTGCCCAGTGGCCCGTGGTGCGCCGCATGATCCACGCGAATGCCGACTTTGATTTCAATGGCCTGACCGATTTCCACCCCACTGCGGTGGAGCAGGGGCTGGCCGCCATCCTGTCGCGGGCCACGCGTGTGGTGGCCGACGTGGAGATGATTTGCGTGGGCCTGTCCGCGCCGCGCCTGGGCCACTTTGGCATGCGCACGCACCAGTTCATCAGCGACCCGGATGTGATCGAACGCGCCAAGGCCGAAGGCACGACCCGCGCGGTGCAGGCCATGCGCAAAGCCAACCGGCTGGGCTTGGTGGATGGTGCGATTGTGGGCATCGGCAATGCGCCCACGGCCTTGATCGAGATCGTGCGCCTCATCCACGAGGAGGGGGCCCGGCCTGCGTTGGTGGTCGGCATGCCGGTGGGGTTTGTGTCGGCGGCAGAGTCCAAGGATCTTGTGGCGCTGGAAGTGGATGTGCCATGGATCGTGATCCGGGGGCGCAAGGGCGGGTCGACTCTGGTGGTGGCGGCGATCCATGCGCTGCTGGGGTTGGCCGAGGCGCGGGAGTTGGCTGCGTGA